A genomic window from Lotus japonicus ecotype B-129 chromosome 1, LjGifu_v1.2 includes:
- the LOC130738000 gene encoding uncharacterized protein LOC130738000, which translates to MAEDLAKATGSSTNKPPFFDETEYPYWKTHTQLFIESTNYRLWDIIENGNIVHKDDAGEPIKKDQLTEAQRKDYQLNARAKLFLLCALSKSQLDKVNGLATAKEVWEALGLAYEGTANVRQAKVSILVAEYETFKMKESESIDDMFGRFQTIVNGLRNLDRKYENVDQITKILRCLPRRWRPKVTAIQEAKDLSTLRLEDLLGSLKVHQIELAHDEGQKKEKNIAFKANSSKAVQTKEQSEEEESSEEMSDDEQALFNRKFKRMWIKQQKGKGGSNLDKSNITCFECKNPGHIKPDCPKLAKKSGKKPFYKKKKALAAGWDESVDGLEDEDEGEDDDALFALMASAESSEDEDDDEVKPENLKEEFNELLEHSYTLSEKYKALKKQFAKLQLEHEKVLIEKDHVLKENIALKEQDSVKEVTSLKKRIKVLIDDLSIFTIGHDNLVKLCGNNRELYDKSGLGFDSESTSSSECMSDISFISSEIDQNKFVVNCKIERAERKSSYEKNVPAKVTTNPSGPKKIWPGHVAVDCRAHKVEPTINAVKGKRPAAGGRVYIMDCEGIEGANG; encoded by the exons atggcagaagattTAGCAAAagctacgggctcatccaccaacaagcctccatTCTTTGATGAAACTGAGTATCCTTATTGGAAAACTCACACACAACTATTCATTGAATCCACAAACTACAGGCTCTGGgacatcattgaaaatggcaacatcgttCACAAAGATGATGCTGGAGAACCAATAAAGAAGGATCAATTGACAGAAGCACAACGCAAGGATTATCAACTTAATGCTAGAGCTAAGTTATTCCTATTATGTGCTTTAAGCAAATCTCAGTTGGATAAGGTTAATGGCCTAGCAACGGCCAAAGAAGTCTGGGAAGCTCTAGGGTTGGCATATGAAGGTACGGCAAATGTCAGACAAGCCAAAGTAAGTATACttgtggctgaatatgaaaccttcaagaTGAAGGAAAGTGAAAGCATTGATGACATGTTTGGAAGATTCCAAACCATTGTCAATGGGCTTAGGAATCTTGATCGCAAGTATGAAAAtgttgatcaaatcacaaagaTTCTAAGATGCCTTCCCAGAAGATGGAGACCTAAAGTCACAGCCATTCAAGAAGCTAAAGATCTCAGCACCTTGAGATTGGAAGATCTTTTGGGATCCCTAAAGGTCCATCAGATAGAGTTGGCTCACGACGAAGGacaaaagaaggaaaagaataTTGCTTTCAAAGCAAACAGTTCAAAGGCTGTCCAAACAAAAGAacaatctgaagaagaagaatcctcGGAAGAAATGTCAGACGATGAACAAGCCCTcttcaacagaaagttcaagcgtatgtggatcaaacaacagAAAGGAAAAG GTGGCTCAAACTTGGACAAAAGCAACATCacctgcttcgagtgcaagaACCCAGGACACATCAAGCCTGACTGTCCAAAACTTGCAAAGAAATCAGGCAAGAAGCCCTtctacaagaaaaagaaagcacTAGCTGCTGGATGGGATGAATCTGTGGACGGtttagaagatgaagatgaaggcgAAGATGATGATGCACTCTTTGCTCTTATGGCTTCTGCAGAAAGCTcggaggatgaagatgatgatgaggtaaAACCTGAAAAccttaaagaagaattcaaCGAATTACTTGAACATTCATATACTCTATCTGAAAAATACAAAGCTTTGAAGAAACAATTTGCTAAATTACAACTTGAACATGAAAAGGTTTTAATAGAAAAGGATCATGTGCTTAAGGAGAATATTGCTTTGAAAGAACAAGACTCTGTTAAGGAAGTGACTTCTCTTAAGAAAAGAATTAAAGTACTAATAGATGATCTATCCATATTCACTATAGGACATGATAATCTAGTTAAACTTTGTGGAAATAATCGTGAACTGTATGATAAAAGTGGACTAGGATTTGATAGTGAATCAACTTCATCTAGTGAATGCATGTCTGATATATCTTTTATATCATCTGAGATTGATCAAAAcaaatttgttgtgaactgtAAGATTGAGCGAGCTGAACGAAAATCCTCCTATGAGAAGAACGTTCCCGCAAAAGTGACCACTAACCCCTcaggacccaagaaaatctgg